The Numida meleagris isolate 19003 breed g44 Domestic line chromosome 18, NumMel1.0, whole genome shotgun sequence genome segment GGAAACCCTGAGAGCACACGGTTGGCCCAGACCAAGGAATGGCAGTGAGGTTGGTGAGAGCACCGCGATACCCATGGAATGCTCCTTACGTTTTTCTTCAGAGCGTTTGTCAAAGTGTTGGAGAGAGCTTTCTTGAAGATGTTCAGGGTTTGCGCAGGCACAGAGAGGTGTGGGGTGGCCAAGACCAGCACACAAGCAAGGAGTAGAAGGCAGTGGGTTACTGGAAAAGGGAGAAGATGTAAAAATGTTGAAACGTGAGGTGGGAAATCCCGTGGCTCCAGCACTCCCACGTGTGACGCAGGAACACACGACGTATGCTGCGCTCTGTGCCAGCTGGGGAGCCAAAGGCCTCAGCTCCTCCGCCCAAGGGGGGTGAGCATCTTGCCCTTTCCCATCCCCAAGTGCAGCCTTCTGCGTGCACTGATATCCCCGATCCCCATCGGGGCAGTGCTCAGGGCCTCTCCCAGTGCCCTGCAAGGAGCCCTCCCCAGACCTGCACTCACCCATGGCTGCGGCACGGGGCTCCCTCTGACGTGCAGAGCCGTGGGGCCGCAGTGGGAGAGGCACTTGTAGGGCCCTCCGCAGGGGGTGGGGTGAGCGCGTCTGACCCACGCAGCCTCCTTTCTGCTGGGGGTGGTAATCAGAGCGCGTTCCCTTCTGGCCCTCAGAAAACACGACCTGGGAAGAAAGTGACCATGGTTCCTGGCacacagctgcaaagaaaataacaccTGTGCCAGCAAGAGTGCTTGGAATGCACTCTGCTCAGCTCCTTGGATGAAATTCCTGCTGGGAGCTCTGAAGACTGCTGCTTTTGAACAAACACTTGGATGCCAGTCCTCATCTAGCGGGGAGAGCAAACACTGGACGAACCATGGGCGGATGGGGTGGGTTGGAGGGGGTCTAAGAGCACTCGGAAGGCAACAGAGGGGACTGGAGGGTATATAGAGGGGGTACGGTTTGGGTGTAAGGAATGGCAGGGGCTGGGGTGTGCACAGAGGGCGGCGGAGGAGATCTGAGCATGCGTGGATGGGAACTGCGGTGTTCCAAAGCATGGGCGGGGGCAgagaggggctgcaggcaccCCGAGGGGAATGGGGGGCAACTGAGTGCCCACAGGGAGGAGCTGAGGGACCCTGAGCACCCACAGAGCGTAATGGGCGACCACTGGGCGTGTGGGGAGCAGAGTGtgctgaggaggaaggagaggagcttCTTGTATTTTCATATTACATCTTGTCTTAACTATCTCGGCATAATCTCGCTCTGTCTCGTGTGTGCGCAGGAAGGTCTCAGTGCCAGGTGAGACCTGCCTGTGTGCGCAGGAGCCGTTCCTGATGATTCTCCTTCGTGTGCCTGGAAGGGGTTTCCAAGGTGAGTTGCTCTATCCTCTCCTAGGGACCGAGGGGAGGGACCAGCTGTCgttcccctcctccttttccccttcggtttgttttcctccagtttttGGACGCTTCTTCCAGTTGCCACGGTCCATCAAAGCTGATGGGGAGTGGCCACGCAGTGACACCTGCCAGCCCCCCGGCAGCTGTGGGTGCATCCCTCAGCGCCCAGCAATTTGTTCGCGTCCAGCTTGCTCAAGCGTGCCCTGACCCGATCCTTTCCACCAAGGGCGAATCTCCCTTGCTCAAGTCTTTCCCAACGAGCCCGCGTTTTCCCGGCTCTTTGTACTGCAGGAATCCTCTTTGCTGTGGATTTTGTATTGAACTGAGCTCCTTGTGAAGCAGCACTTCCCCAGAGTGCCCATCCAGGAGGGCGCTCGGGGCGGCTCCATGGTGGGGACAGGTTATCACAAAGACAAGGAGCCCACGCACAGATCAAATGAACTTAGGATTCCAGCTCCTGCACTTTGAGGATATCTACGTGCCTTTGCACAAGTGCTTCTCAGTGCAGAGAGATTTCAGTGCGGAGGATGAGATGCAGCTCAGTGACTTATTTGCTCCATTTGGGACCAGCCCCAGTGTATTAAGCTCCCTGGCAGTAGCAGTGAGGATGTGGTggtgcagccctgccctgggccgctctgtgctctgtcaccgttgtgctgctgcctttgtaCCAGAGCAGGGAGTTGGGACGACAGGCGCTCCCTGGCTGCATTGGACCCTCTGGCACACGGCTCCCCCGGGGCCACGCACGCAGTGGCTCCTGCCTCTGGGGGGTTGTCATCTCCTCCTATCCCACAACTTCCCTCTCCCAGAAACAGGTAAGACATATGATTATAATTGGTAACAAACGCAAAGGCAAATTCTCCCCCATTCCATACAGGCGAAGGGTTAGGGGAAGGACCCACGAGTCCCAGTTACATCCCATGGACAATGCAAGATGAGCAACTGCAAATGTTTTGGTCCTCGGGGAAAGATCCTGGCGTAAGTCCACGGTGATCCACGCTTCCTTTGGGGCCCTGGTGTCCAGGTCTGTGGGGTGCCTGGGAGTCACTGGGGTCTGGGAGGCTGCGGAGATTTCCGGCAGCGTTGCCAGGAGGCCCTAGGAGGAGGTAAGAAGAATGGAGAGAGAGTAGGAGGGGGAAGGAGACCTCCTATCCCCATCTGttggggggagagggaagagggccgtggggcagctgtgggccCTGGGAGCAACTGAAGGATCTAAAGGGGAACGTATGGGGCCTTGGGGTCGTAGGGGCAACTGTGTCAACTTGCATGTAAGCAGGGCCCTAAAGGGTCTATGGGGATTCTGGAGAAAACGAGGGAAAGTGACAGGGTCTAGGGGCAGTTAAGGAGTCTGGGGGAAACAGGGTGCTCTGGAGAGGTCCTGGGTGTGAGTGAGGAGCCCCAGTACGGGTCGGAGGATGAACGGAGTGCCAGCGGAAAATAAGAGCTCTGACAGGTGGGGAGTCACAGCAGTCTGTGCCCCTCCCTCGACGTCTGGTCCCCTCATGTCTGTAGGGATTCCTGAGGCGCTGGGACTTCAGGGGGATTTGGGAACCCGATGCAGGTCTGTGAGGGACCCCAGCGGCGGGAACGGTGAGTGCAGCAGGTCGGGagtgctcacagcagcagcagcagcagcacgagcCCCACGAAGCCAAGGGCcagtcccagctgcagggatgcGGTGAGGTGCAGGGGGGCTCTGCCCCGGGGCCAGCGCAGCACAGCCCTGAACCGGGCCTGGAGCCCCTGCTCGGCCTCCACGCTTCCCCCTGACACTGCAGAGACCCAGCCAGGCACGTGGGGAACTCCCAGCAGGAGCCACatgcccctgcagcccctgctccgGCACAGACCTGGTGGCCCCCAGAAACCCCATACGCCCTAttgccctgtgaggagctggggTCAGGGAACACCAGCTCCGCTCTCCCCTCTCACCAGGGGCCTGGGCATGCAGGCTCCCTGCTCTCGCACAGCCCACCTCCTCCCGCCCCGTGCACCCGGGGGTCCCGGGGTCCCCCTGCACCCCACGCTGCCCTGGAGGGCTCCAGTCCATGCACACCATTGAGGTAGAAGTACTTGCGGGCCAGGGTCTCAGAGGCGGCCCCCAGGCGACAGGCAATGGTTCCCAGAGTGGGGTCCTGCACGGTCAGGCTGGGGGGCTCCCCAACgcccctctgcagctcctcaaaCAGCGCCAGGTCCTGCGTGCGTATCTGAGGCATAGGGAACAGGTCAGCGCTGCCCGGCCCATCGGTACGTGCATGCAAAGGCACCCGTGTCACACGTGTGCTTGTCATGTCCCCATGTGCTCCTCGTGTCCTATGCTCATGCATGTGCATCGCGCCCCACGTCCCACGCATGCTCACGTGCCACACGAGGATGCACAACATGTGCACAAGTTACTTCCCTCGCAGAAGTGCACGAGAAGCTGCACGCACACGGTGACCCGCCTCCTGCTCACACTCACCCTTCGTGCGGGTGCTCGCTTGTTCCTGCCACATGCGCTCTTGCACATGCTGCTCACAGTCAGTACACGTATATCACGTGCAAGCAATGCCCCCCTCGGCTGGCAGCGCTGATGCCGTGCACACAAGCGGCAATGCCACCGTGCCCAGGCCCCTCCTGATGTCTATGCGCACTGCACGTGCGTGCCGCTTACGTCCTTGGCAAACATCCACGTAACCTGCAGCTCGGGAGGCACAGCGAAGGGCACGTCGCAGTGCAGCGTGATGGCTTCGTCCTCGTGGACCCACACGTCCTGAACTGGGAGCGCTGCCGGCTGAGCTCACCTGTGCTCACGCACCTGCAGGAGCGGCGGCGCCCCTGTGCGACTGGCGGTGCTCACAGCAGGCATGGGCATGCACACAGCCTGGGTAGCTGTGTCCCGGTCCCCGTGCCTCCCTACCTGGGCAGTCTACAGGGAACTGGCAGTCGACGAGGCGGCAGGTTGCACACTGGAAGACGCGGGCGGCCGGCTGGTGCCCTGGGAGGGAGGTGCTTGGCAGTCTCAGGAGGTAGGAGGGGAATTCGGGGGCGGGGGGATGGCAAAACAGGAGAGAGGCACTCACCGCAGGGGGGGATGCAGGCAGGAGCTGGTTGGGGGAAGAATCGTTAAAGTGGGGATCGTGAGGGGCCCTCATGCCTGTGACGAGCTACAAGGGCTCAGCCCTTGTTCAGCCCCGGTATGGAATCCCCGGGGGTGTCTCCAGGAAAGGGATGCCCAGGGTGGGGATCTTGGGGCGTAAATG includes the following:
- the LOC110407741 gene encoding sperm acrosome membrane-associated protein 6-like isoform X3, translated to MDALHLLEKQKDKKPLAVSLREAIQIIWVKLSQLEQAPACIPPCGHQPAARVFQCATCRLVDCQFPVDCPVQDVWVHEDEAITLHCDVPFAVPPELQVTWMFAKDIRTQDLALFEELQRGVGEPPSLTVQDPTLGTIACRLGAASETLARKYFYLNGPPGNAAGNLRSLPDPSDSQAPHRPGHQGPKGSVDHRGLTPGSFPEDQNICSCSSCIVHGM
- the LOC110407741 gene encoding sperm acrosome membrane-associated protein 6-like isoform X1, whose amino-acid sequence is MKMRSLRAPSPSPKLLRDPRVRVSLSPQEVARAPPRNPPLPGHSGMAVLWSGTMERQWVPLLLLLVPWLPGLHPCLLCFGPPVQWARLCREIARSSQKDSQHQHCLEALAEAAVPLAPVTVGSGQSEALRKIIMDALHLLEKQKDKKPLAVSLREAIQIIWVKLSQLEQAPACIPPCGHQPAARVFQCATCRLVDCQFPVDCPVQDVWVHEDEAITLHCDVPFAVPPELQVTWMFAKDIRTQDLALFEELQRGVGEPPSLTVQDPTLGTIACRLGAASETLARKYFYLNGPPGNAAGNLRSLPDPSDSQAPHRPGHQGPKGSVDHRGLTPGSFPEDQNICSCSSCIVHGM